Proteins co-encoded in one Osmerus mordax isolate fOsmMor3 chromosome 11, fOsmMor3.pri, whole genome shotgun sequence genomic window:
- the dclk1b gene encoding serine/threonine-protein kinase DCLK1b isoform X2, whose amino-acid sequence MMRYEPNGTAGSQLSTPRSGKSPSHSPPSPISLRRRRGSQYSGSSLSLASTKVCSSMDEADGAGSEAELMEEIPPVPPSITERYKVGRTIGDGNFAVVRECVERATGREFALKIINKGKCRGKEHMIQNEVSILRRVKHPNIVLLVEEMDTYSELYLIMELVKGGDLFDAITSSSKYTERDASGMLYNLASAIKYLHNLNIVHRDIKPENLLVYEHQDGSKSLKLGDFGLATLVEGPLFNICGTPTYVAPEIIAEKGYGMKIDIWAAGVITYILLCGFPPFCGSTEDQEALFEEILLGQLDFPVPHWDYVSDTAKELIQAMLLVDAERRYTAMQVLEHPWVNDDGWAGNEHHLSVAGKIKKHFNTGPKTSSTTAGVSVITTTALDKERQVLQRRHHQEVITVPHTPHSSFTSASPAHRASPPAHRASPTLSPAEFTSESEDYSPSSAETIRSPTSPF is encoded by the exons CTAATGGGACTGCTGGCAGTCAGCTGTCCACTCCTCGATCAGGGAAGTCTCCCAGCCACTCCCCACCCAGCCCAATCAGTCTCAGGAGACGACGG GGATCCCAGTACAgtggctcctccctctctctggcctccacCAAGGTGTGCAGCTCTATGGATGAGGCAGACGGCGCTGGCAGTGAAG CTGAGCTGATGGAGGAGATCCCCCCAGTTCCTCCTTCCATAACAGAGAGGTACAAGGTGGGCAGGACCATAGGGGATGGCAACTTTGCTGTGGTCCgtgagtgtgtggagagggctACAGGAAGAGAGTTCGCTCTGAAGATCATCAACAAAGGCAAATGCAGAGGAAAG GAGCACATGATCCAGAATGAGGTGTCTATTCTCCGCCGTGTGAAACACCCCAATATTGTACTGCTGGTTGAGGAAATGGACACCTACAGTGAGCTCTATCTTATTATGGAGTTGGTTAAG GGGGGCGACCTCTTTGATGCCATCACTTCCTCCAGTAAGTACACAGAGCGAGACGCCAGTGGAATGTTGTACAACCTGGCTAGTGCCATCAAATACTTGCACAACCTCAACATTGTCCACAGAGACATCAAGCCAGAGAACTTGCTG GTTTATGAGCACCAAGATGGAAGTAAGTCTCTGAAACTTGGAGACTTTGGCTTGGCCACCCTGGTGGAGGGGCCTCTTTTCAACATTTGTGGGACTCCTACATATGTAGCACCAGAGATAATTGCTGAAAAAGG ATATGGGATGAAGATTGACATCTGGGCAGCTGGTGTCATCACCTATATATTGCTGTGTGGCTTTCCACCATTTTGTGG CAGCACTGAGGATCAAGAAGCTCTCTTTGAGGAGATTCTCTTGGGTCAGCTAGATTTCCCTGTACCACACTGGGACTATGTTTCTGACACTGCTAAG gagctgaTTCAAGCGATGCTGCTTGTGGATGCGGAGAGAAGATACACAGCAATGCAGGTGCTGGAACATCCCTGGGTCAAT GATGATGGTTGGGCAGGGAACGAGCACCACCTGTCTGTAGCGGGGAAGATCAAGAAGCACTTCAACACTGGACCAAAAACTAGTAGCACCACGGCCGGAGTTTCTGTTATCACA ACCACCGCCCTTGATAAGGAGAGGCAGGTTCTCCAACGACGACACCACCAGGAAGTGATTACCGTCCCTCACACTCCGCACAGCAGCTTCACCAGTGCCAGCCCCGCCCACAGAGCCAGCCC TCCTGCCCACAGAGCCAGTCCCACCCTATCCCCCGCTGAGTTCACTTCTGAATCAGAGGATTACTCTCCCAGTTCAGCTGAAACCATTCGCTCACCAACCTCCCCCTTCTAG
- the dclk1b gene encoding serine/threonine-protein kinase DCLK1b isoform X3 has translation MVELVEANGTAGSQLSTPRSGKSPSHSPPSPISLRRRRGSQYSGSSLSLASTKVCSSMDEADGAGTELMEEIPPVPPSITERYKVGRTIGDGNFAVVRECVERATGREFALKIINKGKCRGKEHMIQNEVSILRRVKHPNIVLLVEEMDTYSELYLIMELVKGGDLFDAITSSSKYTERDASGMLYNLASAIKYLHNLNIVHRDIKPENLLVYEHQDGSKSLKLGDFGLATLVEGPLFNICGTPTYVAPEIIAEKGYGMKIDIWAAGVITYILLCGFPPFCGSTEDQEALFEEILLGQLDFPVPHWDYVSDTAKELIQAMLLVDAERRYTAMQVLEHPWVNDDGWAGNEHHLSVAGKIKKHFNTGPKTSSTTAGVSVITTTALDKERQVLQRRHHQEVRASPAHRASPTLSPAEFTSESEDYSPSSAETIRSPTSPF, from the exons CTAATGGGACTGCTGGCAGTCAGCTGTCCACTCCTCGATCAGGGAAGTCTCCCAGCCACTCCCCACCCAGCCCAATCAGTCTCAGGAGACGACGG GGATCCCAGTACAgtggctcctccctctctctggcctccacCAAGGTGTGCAGCTCTATGGATGAGGCAGACGGCGCTGGCA CTGAGCTGATGGAGGAGATCCCCCCAGTTCCTCCTTCCATAACAGAGAGGTACAAGGTGGGCAGGACCATAGGGGATGGCAACTTTGCTGTGGTCCgtgagtgtgtggagagggctACAGGAAGAGAGTTCGCTCTGAAGATCATCAACAAAGGCAAATGCAGAGGAAAG GAGCACATGATCCAGAATGAGGTGTCTATTCTCCGCCGTGTGAAACACCCCAATATTGTACTGCTGGTTGAGGAAATGGACACCTACAGTGAGCTCTATCTTATTATGGAGTTGGTTAAG GGGGGCGACCTCTTTGATGCCATCACTTCCTCCAGTAAGTACACAGAGCGAGACGCCAGTGGAATGTTGTACAACCTGGCTAGTGCCATCAAATACTTGCACAACCTCAACATTGTCCACAGAGACATCAAGCCAGAGAACTTGCTG GTTTATGAGCACCAAGATGGAAGTAAGTCTCTGAAACTTGGAGACTTTGGCTTGGCCACCCTGGTGGAGGGGCCTCTTTTCAACATTTGTGGGACTCCTACATATGTAGCACCAGAGATAATTGCTGAAAAAGG ATATGGGATGAAGATTGACATCTGGGCAGCTGGTGTCATCACCTATATATTGCTGTGTGGCTTTCCACCATTTTGTGG CAGCACTGAGGATCAAGAAGCTCTCTTTGAGGAGATTCTCTTGGGTCAGCTAGATTTCCCTGTACCACACTGGGACTATGTTTCTGACACTGCTAAG gagctgaTTCAAGCGATGCTGCTTGTGGATGCGGAGAGAAGATACACAGCAATGCAGGTGCTGGAACATCCCTGGGTCAAT GATGATGGTTGGGCAGGGAACGAGCACCACCTGTCTGTAGCGGGGAAGATCAAGAAGCACTTCAACACTGGACCAAAAACTAGTAGCACCACGGCCGGAGTTTCTGTTATCACA ACCACCGCCCTTGATAAGGAGAGGCAGGTTCTCCAACGACGACACCACCAGGAAGTG AGAGCCAGTCCTGCCCACAGAGCCAGTCCCACCCTATCCCCCGCTGAGTTCACTTCTGAATCAGAGGATTACTCTCCCAGTTCAGCTGAAACCATTCGCTCACCAACCTCCCCCTTCTAG